A region from the Gossypium hirsutum isolate 1008001.06 chromosome A08, Gossypium_hirsutum_v2.1, whole genome shotgun sequence genome encodes:
- the LOC107893686 gene encoding uncharacterized protein, giving the protein MKNVVSRERKMAAATYKKMRTLRSITNSHAHSKTSIILDATKYIDELKHRVERINQEIAMAQNSTCQKSCPVQLRVEAQDKGFLIKVFSERRCGGLLVFLLEAFEELGLDVFQARVSCSEGFLFEAVGVKDDQGSSECLNVQDVKRGVWKAIQNWSNQVKERTDEGNAYVPSLVLLS; this is encoded by the exons atgaAGAACGTGGTTTCTAGGGAGCGCAAGATGGCTGCTGCCACCTATAAGAAGATGAGAACCCTTCGTTCCATCACTAACTCCCATGcg CACAGTAAAACCTCCATCATATTGGATGCAACAAAATACATAGATGAACTGAAGCATAGGGTTGAAAGAATTAATCAAGAAATTGCAATGGCACAAAACTCCACTTGCCAGAAGAGTTGTCCTGTG CAACTAAGGGTTGAAGCTCAAGATAAAGGTTTTCTCATCAAGGTGTTTAGCGAAAGACGCTGTGGAGGTCTGCTTGTATTCTTATTGGAAGCCTTTGAAGAGCTGGGTCTTGATGTCTTCCAAGCTAGGGTTTCCTGTTCTGAAGGTTTTCTTTTTGAAGCTGTTGGAGTAAAA GATGACCAAGGATCATCAGAGTGCTTAAATGTTCAAGATGTTAAACGAGGGGTATGGAAAGCTATCCAAAACTGGAGTAATCAAGTTAAGGAGAGAACTGATGAAGGCAACGCTTACGTACCATCCTTGGTTCTTTTATCTTAG